A stretch of DNA from Temnothorax longispinosus isolate EJ_2023e chromosome 2, Tlon_JGU_v1, whole genome shotgun sequence:
AAATACTGTCGTCGCGCCGTGTTTACGCCGGCGCCGCGTCTACCGACCTTGGTAATTACCGGAGTCGGTTGGCGAATTGGACCGTGTTCAGACGCGTTTTGTCCggaagaaatttcttttttgtaaagtaTCGCGACTGTCACCATCTGCATTGTTCGACTATCAGTATATACCTTGTACCGGCGCCTTTCGAGGCCTCCAACCTTTGTAATTTACGCCGCTTGCGGCTTATACGACGAGTGGAGCCCCGGCCTTATTTAGACGGCCAAattataagaagaagaagaagaagaagactgGTAATTACCGGACCGTTATCCGGGTTATCACCCGATAATACGTAAAAAGTCCCGATGGCGAAAACACGGGTATATATCCGTCTCCGCCGTTCCGATCCCCGTGATACATGTCTTCGCTTTTGTAGGTGATGTCCGCGATAAACGTGAAGGCGCTCTCAAATCAGAACGTCTGGAAATTCTTGAAGTCGTTCGACACCGTGCTGACGGACTGCGACGGTGAATGAGGGATTGCGGGACGAAGCGCGGTCGGTACGACGTTTGATCCTTCCGGTCTCTCTTTCAGGCGTGCTATGGATGTACAAGACGCCCCTGCCGCATTCGGCGGACGTCGTGAATCTGTTCCACAGGCTCGGCAAGCGGGTTTTCTACGTGACGAACAACAGCACGAAGACCCGGGATGACCTCGTGGAGAAGTTCCGGGCCCTGCAGTTTGAGGCGACCAAGGATGATATTTTGTGCACCGCTCACCTGTCAGCGAGTTATCTACAAAGCTTAGGCTTTCGCAAGAAGGTCTACGTTATTGGTTCCGAAGGTAACGCCCCTGGTCTACGAGTCAATGGAATtatgaaatgtatattatgCAATTGTCCTGTTCCGATATCAATTTTTGTCTGCAGCAATCGGGAAGGAATTGGAGGAGGCTGGTATCTCGTATTGCGGAATAGGACCGGACCCAATTAATCAGAATATGTATTCCGTTTTCGAGAAGGACCCTGAGGTAGCCGCGGTTATAGTCGGTTTCGATGAACACTTCAATTATCCTAAAATGGTCAAAGCAGCTACGTATCTGAATGACGCCAATGTACATTTCATTGGAACCAACACTGATCAAAGGGATCCAGCTTCAAATGATGTCGTGATACCTGGtaggtatttaaatactttatgtGACTGCTATTAACAACGCGCTGTCAATTAAAAATCTGTGACTTGCAGCTACAGGATGCCTGGTTAAATGTATAGAAAATTGCTCAGAGAGAAAGGCGATGATTGTGGGTAAACCGGATAAATATATGGCTAAAATGTTGATGGAACAATCCAACGTTGATCCCCAGCGTACTTTAATGATCGGAGACCGGGGCAACACCGATATACTCTTTGGAAATCGCTGCGGTTTTACGACTCTGCTAGTCCTGACGGGAGTGACCGCTTTGTCGGACGTCGAAAGATGGAAGCAGTCCGACCGACCGGAAGAACGGAATTTCGTACCGAATTACTACATAGACGCGCTCGGCGACTTATTACCGTACTTAAAAAAACTAGAAACTGAAATGTCACAAATTCGCAAGATTTAGACGTGAAGAAGGAAAGTATGAGCGCCATAACactttaataaagataatgcgACTTTTTAGAACAAATCCGTATATATATGGAATACTAGCTTGATACACCCTTGCTTCGCTACGGTATGCAAAGGATTCCTATAATTCACCTCCGAATTTAGATTTGCTTCTTTAGGGGTTGATTAGGGCAAAATCTTGAATTATGTTTTGTATGGGTAATTTTTGTAAGCAAAACCAAGTCGATATCTCATCGGGCCCAAGAGATATTGAGAAAGTCGTGAAAGCACATTTTACCCCTTTTCACCCCTTAGGGgtcaaatttctaaaaatccttttttagCGAGTGCTAACGTCATGGAAGGAATATACTCCTCGAATTTCATGGTTCTTGGTTTAGGGGTTTGGACTGtacgttgatgagtcagtcggaacatttgattatatatatataaatagatatatttcatagacacatacatgtacatatacatatatatatatatatttgtgtgaatagaatttatttaacagaTAGAAtcttttcaacaaattttaactatttatattaattatgtaaatcaataaattctcCCTTGTGTGcgcaaattttaagaaatattaaacgaAAGATCATGCAGcctatattgatttattttttcctcggAGATAAAGTGCGATTGTTGGagggaaataaaaatgaagggGAAATGCTTGGATGGTCCGGGTTTTGGTTTAGACGGAGGTACAAAGCGAGAAAGTAAATTTTCCACTTCAAATCTTCCAACCCCACGTTTAATCTATTCGTAATTAAAATCGAGAAATCGATATATCGCATGGCGTAGGCAGGCAGGGGTCCGACTGTTTTTTTTACGAAGTAACACGTGGCACTAGTGACAGTGTGCGATCTCAGCTGATCCGTGCCGAGTCACGCGTCTGATGCGCGCGGATACTGGTAAATGGTAATTGCCGGACCGTTATCTGGGTTATCACCCGATAATACGTACAAGGTTCCCGATGGCGATAAAACGGATATATGTCCAGTTTCGTCGTTCCGATCCCCGTGATACATGTCGTCGCTTTTGTAGGTGATAATGTCCGCGATAAACGTGAAGGCGCTCGCACGTCAGAACGTCTGGAAATTCTTGAAGTCGTTCGACACCGTGCTGACGGACTGCGACGGTGAGTGAGGGATTGCGGGGCTAAGGCGGGGTCGATACGACGTTTGATTCTTCAGGTCTCTCTTTCAGGCGTGCTATGGATGCACATGACGCCCCTGCCGCATTCGGCGGACGTCGTGAACCTGTTCCGCAGGCTCGGCAAGCGGGTTTTCTACGTGACGAACAACAGCACGAAGACCCGGGACGACCTCGTGGGGAAGTGCCAGGTCCTGCAGTTTGAGGCGACCAAGGACGATATCCTGTGCACCGCTCACCTGTCAGCGTCTTATCTACAAAGCTTGGGCTTTCGCAAGAAGGTCTACGTTATTGGTTCCGAAGGTGAAGCCCTGGTCCACGAGTCAATGGAATTATGAAATGTACATTATGCAATTGTCTCTGTTctgatatcaatttttatctgcAGCGATCGCCAAGGAATTGGAGCAGGCTGGTATCTCGTATTGCGGAATAGGGCCGGACCCAATTAAGCAGAATGTCCCATATTCCGTTTTCGAGAAGGACCCTGAGGTAGCCGCGGTTATAGTCGGTTTCGATGAACACTTCAGTTATCCTAAAATGGTCAAAGCGGCTACGTATCTGAATGACGCCAATGTACATTTCATTGGGACTAACACGGACGAGAGGTTTCCAGTTTTAAATGATGTCGTGATACCTGGTAggtgttttaaataatttatgtgacTGCTGTTACAACACGCTGTCAATTGAAAATCTGTGACTTTTCCGATGCAGGTACGGGAAGCCTGGTTAGATGTATAGAAAGTTGCTCAGAGAGAAAGGCGGTGATTATGGGTAAACCGGATGAATATATGGCTAAAATGTTGATGGAACGATCTAACGTTGACCCCCAGCGTACTTTGATGATCGGAGACCGGTGTAATACCGATATACTCTTTGGAACTCGCTGCGGTTTTACGACTCTGCTAGTCCTGACGGGAGTGACTGCTTTGTCGGACGTCGAAAGATGGAAGCAGTCCGAGCGACAGGAAGAACGGGATCTCGTACCGAATTACTACATAGACGCGCTTGGCGATTTATTACCGTACTTAAAAGAACTAGAAACTGAAATGTCATAAATTCGCAAGATTTAGCCCGTGAAGAAGGAAAGTATGAGCgctataacattttaataaagataatgcgACTTTTTAGAACAAATCCGTACGTATATAGAATGTATCTCATGCAcacatacatgtacatatatatatttgtgtgaaTAGAATTACCTAACAGAAtcttttcaacaaattttaactatttatattaattatgtgaaCCAATGAATTCTCTCttatgtgtataaattttaagaaatattaaatgaaagaTCTTGCAGCCCatcttgatttattttttcctcggAGATAAAGTGCGATTGTTGGagggaaataaaaatgaagggAAAATGCTTGGATGTTCCGAGTTTAGACGGAGGTACAAAGCGAGAAAGTAAATTTTCCACTTTAAATCTTCCAACCCCATGTTTATTTTGGCAATGccttttatatgaaaaagtacACCTTTTTTGAAAGGGATGATGCACATTTTGGATGAGAAAGGAGTactgcgagagagagagagagagagagagagagaaaggaagataAATTGGCAGAGGATGAAAGGATGTGTGCAAAAAGATTGTGtgataatacaatatatattattcaaatatatatatatatatgataatggTAAACTTAatggtagagagagagatgcgaATTCGTAATCCTTACCTAGAGCTTGTCGTAAACTCAtaacaatgaaatatatttataacgcgttatatatatcataatataaaagaagcgTGGTACGTatgtatttgtgtgtgtgtgtgtatccgttgtgtatgtatatgtgtgtctTTCATCTCGTCTCGTGTACatctgtatatattattttattactttctaaGTTTTATCGGAGGGTCTTGCCCCTAATCTCTGCGGAGAGGAGAATCAGAGGTGTGTGCATGCCTATATTTTACATAGACACATCCAAATATCGATTTCGTAGAGCACGAGTCGTAAAATCTTTTAACAGCTAAATCGTTAACGGTTTTCGATGCGTAAGTATTGTAGCGAGACAGCGTAACATTCATTACCACCATATGTAACGTTCGCAATGGGGGTGCACATTATACAAAGGAACCCGTACGTTTTTCTCAGATTGTTTTACGGAGACCGTCGAAGCCGCCCTCGCGGACTATGTTCCCCTACGTCGGTCGGATCGTTTAAAAGTTCGATATGAAGTTTCAGCGTAAATCACAGTTCACTCATGATACACGTCGGAAAGATATAACGCATTCAAGGTACGCCTTCAATTTCACAACGAAATGCATTGCGGCACGTCGATCGAGGGGATCGGctgtaacaataaataatttctcttataCTCTTTTTGAAACATATATCACAAATCTTTCGCGGACTAGAAAAACACGCGATAATAACACTAGTAAACATAATctttgttatatgtaatattttgtctcTTTCCTGCGTATTTTCTTACGCTGCATTCAAAAATGTTGTCAGAATCTTTTGTAacgacagaaagagagaaagagagaaagagagagagagaaagagagagagttctaatttttcgaaatatgtaAAACAGAGATACGCTTGAAGAAAGCATAcgatcgcttttttttttattgccatGCTACACTATCCTCTCGGAGGCAAAATTTGTATTAGTTTACACATGTCCGTGGGGAT
This window harbors:
- the LOC139809144 gene encoding glycerol-3-phosphate phosphatase-like isoform X2, producing MSAINVKALARQNVWKFLKSFDTVLTDCDGVLWMHMTPLPHSADVVNLFRRLGKRVFYVTNNSTKTRDDLVGKCQVLQFEATKDDILCTAHLSASYLQSLGFRKKVYVIGSEAIAKELEQAGISYCGIGPDPIKQNVPYSVFEKDPEVAAVIVGFDEHFSYPKMVKAATYLNDANVHFIGTNTDERFPVLNDVVIPGTGSLVRCIESCSERKAVIMGKPDEYMAKMLMERSNVDPQRTLMIGDRCNTDILFGTRCGFTTLLVLTGVTALSDVERWKQSERQEERDLVPNYYIDALGDLLPYLKELETEMS
- the LOC139809143 gene encoding glycerol-3-phosphate phosphatase-like isoform X1, producing MAKTRVMSAINVKALSNQNVWKFLKSFDTVLTDCDGVLWMYKTPLPHSADVVNLFHRLGKRVFYVTNNSTKTRDDLVEKFRALQFEATKDDILCTAHLSASYLQSLGFRKKVYVIGSEAIGKELEEAGISYCGIGPDPINQNMYSVFEKDPEVAAVIVGFDEHFNYPKMVKAATYLNDANVHFIGTNTDQRDPASNDVVIPATGCLVKCIENCSERKAMIVGKPDKYMAKMLMEQSNVDPQRTLMIGDRGNTDILFGNRCGFTTLLVLTGVTALSDVERWKQSDRPEERNFVPNYYIDALGDLLPYLKKLETEMSQIRKI
- the LOC139809144 gene encoding glycerol-3-phosphate phosphatase-like isoform X1; this translates as MVIMSAINVKALARQNVWKFLKSFDTVLTDCDGVLWMHMTPLPHSADVVNLFRRLGKRVFYVTNNSTKTRDDLVGKCQVLQFEATKDDILCTAHLSASYLQSLGFRKKVYVIGSEAIAKELEQAGISYCGIGPDPIKQNVPYSVFEKDPEVAAVIVGFDEHFSYPKMVKAATYLNDANVHFIGTNTDERFPVLNDVVIPGTGSLVRCIESCSERKAVIMGKPDEYMAKMLMERSNVDPQRTLMIGDRCNTDILFGTRCGFTTLLVLTGVTALSDVERWKQSERQEERDLVPNYYIDALGDLLPYLKELETEMS
- the LOC139809143 gene encoding glycerol-3-phosphate phosphatase-like isoform X2, with translation MSAINVKALSNQNVWKFLKSFDTVLTDCDGVLWMYKTPLPHSADVVNLFHRLGKRVFYVTNNSTKTRDDLVEKFRALQFEATKDDILCTAHLSASYLQSLGFRKKVYVIGSEAIGKELEEAGISYCGIGPDPINQNMYSVFEKDPEVAAVIVGFDEHFNYPKMVKAATYLNDANVHFIGTNTDQRDPASNDVVIPATGCLVKCIENCSERKAMIVGKPDKYMAKMLMEQSNVDPQRTLMIGDRGNTDILFGNRCGFTTLLVLTGVTALSDVERWKQSDRPEERNFVPNYYIDALGDLLPYLKKLETEMSQIRKI
- the LOC139809144 gene encoding glycerol-3-phosphate phosphatase-like isoform X3 is translated as MHMTPLPHSADVVNLFRRLGKRVFYVTNNSTKTRDDLVGKCQVLQFEATKDDILCTAHLSASYLQSLGFRKKVYVIGSEAIAKELEQAGISYCGIGPDPIKQNVPYSVFEKDPEVAAVIVGFDEHFSYPKMVKAATYLNDANVHFIGTNTDERFPVLNDVVIPGTGSLVRCIESCSERKAVIMGKPDEYMAKMLMERSNVDPQRTLMIGDRCNTDILFGTRCGFTTLLVLTGVTALSDVERWKQSERQEERDLVPNYYIDALGDLLPYLKELETEMS